Within Deltaproteobacteria bacterium, the genomic segment CCAAGGGCTTTTACAAAAAAGCCAAGGCCGGGGAGATTAAGGATTTTACCGGGGTGTCTGCCCCCTACGAAGAGCCTCTCCAGCCTGAAATCATTCTTGAATCGGATAGAATGACGATTGACGAAGAGGTCGCCGAAATCATGGGTTATCTGTTGGCAAGGCGCATCATCTAAAAAAAACCAGGCCAGACGCCCGGAGGGGAACAATGATCGAAATATTACGGACCAGACGGAGTATCAGGAAATACGAGAAGAGACCAATCGACGAAAAGTCTTTGAAGACGTTAAAAGAAGCCCTGCTGCGCTGTCCTTCTTCACGGGGGATCAACCCCTGGACATTCCTGTTAGTCGATGAGGCCGACCTGCTCGCAGGGCTTTCCAAGGCCAAAGAGCACGGTTCGGGTTTTCTTGAAAATGCCGCCCTGGCCATTGTGGTCTGCGGTGACGAGTCCGATTCCGATGTCTGGGTGGAAGATTGCTCCATCGCCGCCATCGTGGCCCATCTTACGGCCCACTCCCTGGGGCTCGGAAGCTGCTGGATCCAGATCAGGAACAGGGCACATACCGCGGGGAAGACCGCCGAGAATTATGTCCGGGAACTTCTCGGCATCCCTGCGAACCTGAGGGTGGAGTCGATCATCAGTGTCGGCTTCCCCGGCGAGACCAGGACGCCGGTTCCGGCGGAAAAACTCCAGTATGAAAAGATAAAGCACAACCGTTACGCATAAACCGAATCCGTATCAATTCAGCTTTATTTAAAAACTTTTGGCACGGATTTCACAGATAAAACGGATATTTTGTTTTTCCCCCGGCTGAAGGAACCCAGGGCGAAAAAACTCCTGCCCACCCGATTAGTAAGGGCACTGAATTAAAAGGAGGCATCAACCATGAAGATCGTACGATTTCTATATAACGGACAAACCCAATACGGGATAATAGAAGGAGAGCGTGTCCATCCCTGCGTGGGAGATCCCTTTGTCGGGCTCTCCCGAGGGACGAAAACCCTCGACCTGGGGTCCATAAAGTTACTGGCCCCCGTCTGTCCTCCCAATATCATTTGTCTGGGCCTTAATTACCGGAAACATGCCGACGAAACCGGCATGTCTTATCCTGCCGCACCCCTGGTGTTCTTAAAGGCGAATACGGCCCTCTGCGGACCGGGAGATCCGATCATTCTTCCTGAAGGTTACCAGGAAAGCATCGATTATGAAGTGGAGATGGTGGTCGTCATAGGGAAGAAGGCCAAGAACCTGACGGAAGAGGAAGCTCTCCAGGCCGTCATGGGTTATACCATTGGAAACGATGTCTCCAACCGGACGGCCCAGTTCAATGACGGTCAATGGGCCCGGGGCAAGAGCCATGACACCTTCTGTCCCATCGGCCCGGCCATTGAGACGGACCTGGACGGCGACAACCTGGATCTCTCCTTACGTCTTGACGGAAAGATCATGCAGGACTCCAATACATCGGATATGATTTTCCCTTGCCGCCGGATTATCTCCTATCTGTCGCGGTCTATGACCCTGCTCCCCGGTACGATCATCATGACCGGCACACCCTCGGGTGTCGGCTATACCCGAAAGCCTCCGGTATTCCTCAAGGCCGGGCAGACCGTGGAATGCCGCATCGAAGGCATCGGTCTGTTGGCCAACCCGGTTGTTGGCCCCACCCCCGGTTCAATAGGCCAAAAGGAGAAATGATGCATTCAAAACCAATGCCTTATGATATCGAAGCCGGGCAGAGTTATGTCTTTGACCTTTTCCGTCCCGAAGACGCCGAGGGAGTAGTCCGTCTTTTCAAGACGGTCTATGGAG encodes:
- a CDS encoding fumarylacetoacetate hydrolase family protein, whose translation is MKIVRFLYNGQTQYGIIEGERVHPCVGDPFVGLSRGTKTLDLGSIKLLAPVCPPNIICLGLNYRKHADETGMSYPAAPLVFLKANTALCGPGDPIILPEGYQESIDYEVEMVVVIGKKAKNLTEEEALQAVMGYTIGNDVSNRTAQFNDGQWARGKSHDTFCPIGPAIETDLDGDNLDLSLRLDGKIMQDSNTSDMIFPCRRIISYLSRSMTLLPGTIIMTGTPSGVGYTRKPPVFLKAGQTVECRIEGIGLLANPVVGPTPGSIGQKEK
- a CDS encoding nitroreductase family protein, which codes for MIEILRTRRSIRKYEKRPIDEKSLKTLKEALLRCPSSRGINPWTFLLVDEADLLAGLSKAKEHGSGFLENAALAIVVCGDESDSDVWVEDCSIAAIVAHLTAHSLGLGSCWIQIRNRAHTAGKTAENYVRELLGIPANLRVESIISVGFPGETRTPVPAEKLQYEKIKHNRYA